The Halotia branconii CENA392 region TGGCAATATCCCCAAGCGCCAATTTACCATTTTTGCGTCTACGAATTTGATACAGTCAAACGATTAGCGAAACTTTATCACACTCCATATTCTTCAGTGCATCCGGTACTAAATCGGTTTGTTGACGTGTATGAACAATTAACCCAGAGTGTAGCATTACCTGTAGAAAGTTATGCCCTGAAAGCGATCGCCCGTTGGTTGGGTTTTGAATGGCATGATCAAGAAGCGAATGGTGCTAAGTGTATTTATTGGTATGACCAATGGTTAACAACAGGCGATCGCACTTTGCTAGAGTTAATCCAACGCTACAACGAAGACGACTGCCGCGCTACTCGCCACGTCAAAGATTGGCTTGTCAACTTTATTGAAAATGAATATAATTTGCGACTGGCTTAAGTAATTTCACAACTAAGATAGTGGCAAAAATGAAGCGATTAGTATAAAAATTTAACTAAGAAATGTTACCCAGCAAGAAAACTTAGGAAAGGACAGATGAAAAATCCCCGCGTTGTGATTGTCGGCGCTGGATTTGGTGGATTGCAAGCTGCCCAATCTTTAGCTAATTCTAAAGCAGATGTATTATTAATTGATCGCAATAACTATCACACTTTTGTACCACTGTTGTATCAAATTGCTACAGGACAATTGGAACCTGAGCATATTGCTTACCCCATTCGGAAGATTTTACGACGATGCTCTTGGAAACAGTCTAACCAAAAGCCTCAACTGCGGTTTTTGATGGCTGAAGTAGAACGAGTTGATTTTTCAGCGCAAATCGTTGAGACTGATTCTTGTGCCATTCCTTATGACTTTTTAGTGCTAGCGACTGGCAGCCAAACCCAATTTTGGGGGGTTCCCGGAGCAGCCGAACATGCTTTTGCAATGAAAACCTTAGAAGAGGCGGTAACATTACGCAACCAAATTATCTCTTGTTTAGAAAAAGCTGTGCAGATATCTGATCCATTACAACGCCAACAATTGCTGACATTTACCGTTGTCGGCGGTGGCCCGACGGGTATAGAAATGGCGGGTGCTTTGGTGGAAATGCTGCGCGGAAAATTGCGTCGGGATTATCCCACATTAGATTTAAGAGAAGTAAAACTAATTTTAGTGCAATCTGGCGATCGCTTATTAACTAATCTCCCTAAAAAATTAGGAATTTACACCCATAAGCGGTTACGTCAATTGGGAGTACAAATTTACTTGCAAACCAAAGTCAGCCAAGTTACTCCAAAATCTGTACATTTTCCAGATCAAATAATTCCCAGTGCAACCGTCATCTGGACAGCCGGATTAACAGCCAATTCTCCCGAAACATCTGAGGATTTATCCAGCGCCAAGAAAGGAAAATTAATTGTTCAGCCCACTCTACAATTACTAGAGCAACACAATGTTTATGCCATTGGGGATCTTGCCTATGTGGAAAACAACGGTAAACCATTAAATGGAGTTGCCCCAGAAGCATTACAGCAAGGTGTGGCTGTAGCAAGTAATATTAAACAGCAACTTCGAGGACAAGCGCCGCAGCCCTTTGATTATTTCAACAAAGGTAGATTAGCAATTATTGGCTGCTATTCTGGTGTTGGCAAAATTGGCGTATTGGCCTTTACAGGCTTTTTAGCTTGGCTGATGTGGCTAGGAGTCCACTTAGTTTATCTTCCTGGTTGGCGTAATCGCTTGCTAGTATTACTTACTTGGCTTTATACCTATTTATTAGGCGATCGCGCTGTGCGTTTGATTCTACCCCGTTAAAGGTGTTATAGCAGTTCCCACCCAATTACATAAGGTTGAAGTACATAACCTAGCCCCTAGCCCCTAGCCCCTAATCCCTAGCCCCTAGCCCCTAGCCCCTAATCCCTACTAACCCCAGCAATTACATATTTGGAGTTATAGTAATGAGTGATAATAGAAACTACATTGGTCTTAAACAGAAAGATATTGCGATCGCTTATTTGTTGCTGCGAATTTTAATTGGTGTCAACTATTTTAATCATGGATTTACTCGCATCTTCAACATCCCAGGATTTGTAGAAAATACAGTCAAGCAGTTAGAAAACTCTTATTTTCCAGAATTTCTAGTCAGAATTAACTCCTACTTAGTTCCCCCTGTAGAATTAATTGTGGGTGTATTAATTACAGTAGGGTTAGCAACTCGCAGCGCTCTGATTGCCACATTTATCTTGATGATCATTTTGAAGATGGGTGTGACATCAATACAAAACTGGGGCGCAGCTACTTCTATGCTGAGTTACGGTATTGTACTGTTTATTTTACTTGCTGCCAACAGCTTCAATATTTACTCACTTGATCATTTAAGAAACAACAGACAAAACTCTACAAATTCCACCACAAATCATGAACAAAGTATAAACAACTTTTTTGCCAACAAATTTTGGAGAAAACGTCGACGACAGCATCGTTTACCCACACATATTAATGGTGTAGCAAGACTAAAATAGCGCATGATGTGTAGGTTGGGTTGACGTAAGGAAACCCAACATTGATAAAAGTGTTGAGTCTCATTCTTCAACCCAACCTACATTTTTTTGCAACATTTTAGCTGAAATAAGTAGGTCGATGTCAATAATCAATCATCGTTGGGATAAAGCAGGGGGGAGAAAGAGTTTGAACCTTATTTACTTTTATTCACATAGTTTGATTTCACCGACTTACTTAGACATGAATGCAATGCGCCTTTGTCTAAACAAAGGCACTGATCATAATTTCCTTTTTCGGAATGTAATTAATGAAGCTAATTAAAAAAAACCTAAAATTTCCTAAAATTATTTATTTAGGTATTTTTATAATTGTAATTATCAGTCTATTTTTGATTAACTTATCTACAAGTGCTGTAGAAATCAGTGGAATAGAGTTCATCGGACAAGCCACCTTACCAAAAGGGTTATCTTTCCAAAAAACAGAAGTTGGGGGATTATCTGGAATTACCTACGATGCTAGAAATGATCTTTATTATGCTATCTCCGATGATCGAGGACAAAAAGCTAATGCTCGTTTTTATACCCTAAAAATTGACTTGAGCAAAGGTTCACTGAGAAATGGTGGTGTTGTACTTGTTGGTGTGACTACACTTTTAAACGATAATAGTCAAACTTTTACTGCTGGTAGCAGTGATACAGAAGGTATTACTTTAACTAAAAAAGATACTGTGTTTATTTCTTCTGAAGGTGACGTTGGACAATCAGTTAATCCTTTTATTAAAGAGTTTTCCCTCGCTTCTGGTAGGGTAATAACAACGCTACCCATCCCCAACAAGTTTTTGCCCAATCAAAATGGTCAACAGGGTGTTCGCAATAACTTAGCATTTGAAAGCTTAACTATTACACCAGATAATAAGCATCTATTTACGGCTACCGAAAATGCTTTAATTCAAGATGGCCTAGCAGCTAAAGCTAATCTTGGCAGTCCTTGCCGGATTTTACAATACAATCTACTCACCAATCAGCCTGAAAAAGAATTTCTGTACCAAACCGAACCAGTCGCACCACTGTTAAATTTAACTGGTAGGTTCGCTAGTGGATTACCGGATTTACTCGCTTTGGATAATCTAGGACACTTGCTTAGTATTGAGCGATCTTTTACTGGCTTGGGATTTGCTGTTTCTCTGTTTCAGGTTTCTTTAGAAGGATCTGATGATATCCAAGATATCAAGAGCCTTTTAGCAGTTGACTTTCAGAATATCAAACCAGTCAAGAAAAAACTGCTGCTAAATCTGAGAACCTTAGACGTTGCCTTAGATAATATTGAAGGTTTGACCTTTGGCTCTAAGTTACCTAATGGACAACGCTCATTAATCCTGATTAGTGATGATAATTTCAATTCCCTACAACGCACTCAGATTCTAGCTTTTAAACTTCAAATTGAAGCCCCAATCATCAAGTTTTTACGTAGTTTAATTCCTCATTTTTAGCACTTGTATATTTATTTATAAAAATCGTTTAAAAGCTCAGATACCCGACTTCTTTGAGAAGTCGGGTATCTTATTGTTCAGTGGATTTACTGCTCTATTCGATTAAGTAAATTCAGTCTATTGATGGATTCAGTGAATTTTCTCATACATTTGGCTTAAGTAATATGTTACATAATACTTAAGAAGTTTTTCATCATGTTTTGAAGTAATTTGATTAACAGCTGACAGCTTTTTATATTTTATGACTTGATAGATTTTTATTGGATAATAATTAAAAGTTACAAAAAAGTATCAAACCATTTTTTTTAATGTTTATAAAATATTTAATAGCGTAAAATTTCCAAGTATGTTAAAGCCAAAAACAGAAGTAGATATTTATATTGGAAAATTTTTAAACAATCGCTATTTAATCAAAGATTTGATTGGCAAAGGGGGAATGGGTAGGGTTTACCTAGCAGAAGATGCAGCTAAAGGTGGTACATTAGTTGCAGTGAAAATTCTGATGTTGAGTTTAGGAACTCAGCAAATATCCCAACGCTTTGCGAGAGAAGTTTTTATTGGCGCTCAATTGGGACGCAAAAGCAAAAATATTGTTCGGGTGTTAAGTTACGGCGTGGATGATAAAACTCCATTTTATGTTATGGAGTATCTTCTAGGAAAAAACCTTAAACAAATTCTTAAAATTCAGCCTTTAACAACAGCAAAGTTTTTGGATATTTGTCAACAAATTTGTTTAGGTTTACAGTGCGCCCATCAAGGAATTAGTCTCAAAGGAGAGATTTATCCCATTGTGCATCGGGATATTAAACCAGAAAATATATTCATGATTGAAGATGCCAACCAAGGCGAGATTGTCAAGATTCTCGATTTTGGTATTGCTAAATTTTTAACAGAACGCAGTGGCATGACACTGACTGATTCTTTTATCGGTAGTTTACCTTATTGTTCTCC contains the following coding sequences:
- a CDS encoding esterase-like activity of phytase family protein; the protein is MKLIKKNLKFPKIIYLGIFIIVIISLFLINLSTSAVEISGIEFIGQATLPKGLSFQKTEVGGLSGITYDARNDLYYAISDDRGQKANARFYTLKIDLSKGSLRNGGVVLVGVTTLLNDNSQTFTAGSSDTEGITLTKKDTVFISSEGDVGQSVNPFIKEFSLASGRVITTLPIPNKFLPNQNGQQGVRNNLAFESLTITPDNKHLFTATENALIQDGLAAKANLGSPCRILQYNLLTNQPEKEFLYQTEPVAPLLNLTGRFASGLPDLLALDNLGHLLSIERSFTGLGFAVSLFQVSLEGSDDIQDIKSLLAVDFQNIKPVKKKLLLNLRTLDVALDNIEGLTFGSKLPNGQRSLILISDDNFNSLQRTQILAFKLQIEAPIIKFLRSLIPHF
- a CDS encoding DoxX family protein translates to MSDNRNYIGLKQKDIAIAYLLLRILIGVNYFNHGFTRIFNIPGFVENTVKQLENSYFPEFLVRINSYLVPPVELIVGVLITVGLATRSALIATFILMIILKMGVTSIQNWGAATSMLSYGIVLFILLAANSFNIYSLDHLRNNRQNSTNSTTNHEQSINNFFANKFWRKRRRQHRLPTHINGVARLK
- a CDS encoding NAD(P)/FAD-dependent oxidoreductase, which encodes MKNPRVVIVGAGFGGLQAAQSLANSKADVLLIDRNNYHTFVPLLYQIATGQLEPEHIAYPIRKILRRCSWKQSNQKPQLRFLMAEVERVDFSAQIVETDSCAIPYDFLVLATGSQTQFWGVPGAAEHAFAMKTLEEAVTLRNQIISCLEKAVQISDPLQRQQLLTFTVVGGGPTGIEMAGALVEMLRGKLRRDYPTLDLREVKLILVQSGDRLLTNLPKKLGIYTHKRLRQLGVQIYLQTKVSQVTPKSVHFPDQIIPSATVIWTAGLTANSPETSEDLSSAKKGKLIVQPTLQLLEQHNVYAIGDLAYVENNGKPLNGVAPEALQQGVAVASNIKQQLRGQAPQPFDYFNKGRLAIIGCYSGVGKIGVLAFTGFLAWLMWLGVHLVYLPGWRNRLLVLLTWLYTYLLGDRAVRLILPR